One part of the Parasphingorhabdus sp. SCSIO 66989 genome encodes these proteins:
- the mmsB gene encoding 3-hydroxyisobutyrate dehydrogenase yields the protein MKIGFIGLGNMGGGMAANLVKAGHKVTAFDLSGEALARAGAAGCEAVSEVEQAVLGQEAVVTMLPAGKHVRQVYANHVIMAGSPGTLVLDCSTIDLNTATDIADMANAKKMLPVDAPVSGGIAAANGGTLTFMVGGSEEAFKRAEPILSDMGKAVIHAGGNGAGQAAKICNNMLLGSTMAATCETFKLAEKIGLDLKTFYDISSQASGQSWSMTSYCPVPGVGPQSPADNGYEGGFAAALMLKDMRLALDAARSVKAEVPMGERAEQLYSAFVEADSQGLDFSGIITAMDSISAA from the coding sequence ATGAAGATCGGTTTTATTGGCCTCGGCAATATGGGCGGTGGTATGGCGGCCAATCTGGTTAAGGCCGGCCATAAGGTGACTGCGTTTGATCTTTCTGGTGAGGCGCTGGCCCGGGCGGGTGCCGCGGGATGTGAAGCGGTATCCGAAGTCGAGCAGGCGGTTTTGGGGCAGGAAGCGGTGGTGACCATGCTGCCCGCTGGCAAGCATGTGCGGCAGGTTTATGCCAATCACGTCATTATGGCAGGATCACCGGGGACACTGGTTCTCGATTGCTCGACTATTGATCTCAACACCGCCACCGATATCGCCGATATGGCCAATGCCAAGAAGATGCTGCCGGTTGATGCGCCGGTTTCTGGCGGAATTGCTGCGGCCAATGGCGGTACGCTGACATTCATGGTTGGCGGTAGCGAGGAAGCCTTTAAACGCGCCGAGCCGATCCTTTCCGATATGGGCAAGGCGGTGATCCATGCCGGTGGCAATGGCGCGGGGCAGGCGGCGAAAATCTGCAACAATATGCTGCTTGGCTCGACCATGGCCGCCACTTGTGAGACTTTCAAATTGGCCGAGAAAATCGGACTTGATCTAAAGACTTTTTACGACATTTCCAGCCAGGCTTCAGGTCAAAGCTGGTCAATGACAAGCTATTGTCCGGTGCCGGGTGTTGGTCCGCAAAGCCCTGCCGACAATGGCTATGAAGGTGGGTTTGCGGCAGCATTGATGCTGAAAGACATGCGCCTCGCGCTTGATGCTGCGCGTTCAGTGAAAGCCGAAGTGCCGATGGGTGAGCGTGCCGAGCAACTCTATAGCGCTTTTGTCGAGGCTGATAGCCAGGGTCTCGATTTCTCCGGGATCATCACCGCGATGGACAGCATCAGCGCCGCTTAA
- a CDS encoding esterase/lipase family protein — MATASTVPSNSAKPPSLLWSMLEGRAVFELGWFYALRGAMTQLPQGDGHSVIVLPGFMASDRSTRPMRGLLEELGYDTHGWDMGRNVIINREREKAMNDLLDRVYRLDERKVSLIGWSLGGVFAREIAKMAPEKVRQVITLGSPISNDRNHSNARHLFEALNGEEPEPLRDGRYLNIDEAPPVPTTSILTKTDGVVAWRGSVQKPGPQTDNVEVTASHIGLGVNPLVMYVLADRLAQPEDDWKPFDRSGWRRMVFGEIKA; from the coding sequence ATGGCCACCGCAAGCACAGTCCCGAGCAATTCTGCCAAGCCACCCAGCCTTCTGTGGAGCATGTTGGAGGGCCGTGCGGTGTTTGAACTCGGATGGTTTTATGCCTTACGCGGAGCAATGACCCAATTGCCTCAGGGTGATGGTCATTCAGTGATCGTGCTGCCCGGATTTATGGCCAGCGACCGCTCGACCCGACCGATGCGCGGCCTGCTTGAGGAGCTCGGCTATGACACCCATGGTTGGGATATGGGCCGCAATGTGATTATTAATCGCGAGCGTGAAAAGGCGATGAATGATCTGTTGGATCGGGTCTATCGTCTTGATGAACGCAAGGTATCGCTGATTGGCTGGAGCCTTGGCGGCGTTTTCGCTCGTGAGATCGCAAAAATGGCCCCGGAGAAGGTGCGACAGGTGATCACCCTGGGAAGTCCGATCTCCAATGACCGCAACCACAGCAATGCGCGGCATCTGTTCGAGGCGCTGAATGGCGAAGAACCGGAACCGTTGCGCGATGGACGCTATCTCAACATTGATGAGGCGCCGCCTGTTCCGACCACGTCGATTCTGACCAAGACCGATGGCGTTGTCGCCTGGCGCGGTTCGGTGCAGAAGCCGGGTCCGCAGACTGACAATGTTGAAGTCACTGCCAGCCATATTGGATTGGGCGTCAATCCGCTGGTTATGTACGTCCTGGCCGACCGCTTGGCGCAGCCTGAGGACGATTGGAAACCGTTTGACCGCTCGGGATGGCGCCGGATGGTCTTTGGCGAGATCAAAGCCTAG
- a CDS encoding WS/DGAT/MGAT family O-acyltransferase encodes MRQLQGMDSSFVALEQPNTPMHIGSILIYDPSTAPGGFVRFKDILDFFRSRMSLSQTIRQRLVKVPLNLDYPYWVEDPDFDLEYHVRHIALPKPGDWRQLCIQAARIFARPLDLSRPPWEFCVIEGLDNVEGVPKGSYAMITKVHHAAIDGMSGIDLMDAMHTLTPDAPPPEKPDEWKADRMPDPLGLMFKGYIRAWTNPLRQTSLLAKSAPGVYRAIKGLVQDEFALEPAMSAPRTRFNVPVSSNRVVEGQSFSLKEIKKLRALTPGCKINDVFLAIIGGALRMYLESKDDLPDKSLTTMAPISVRSEEEKNSMGNQVAAMVVPLGTHIADPVERLHYVYDETKRSKAMTNAIGARQMADISKVSPALFMSLGARAYSQLGLANYVKPPFSTIVTNVPGPPVPIYSSGAKMVSMHGLLCLTDGLALGHVVQSYCDQASIAFTACRKAMPDPEFYTECLRQSYEEMMAALPDEESAQAKPKTAKSRSKTAATRKPRTRKQAATG; translated from the coding sequence TTGCGCCAGCTACAGGGTATGGACTCGTCCTTTGTTGCTCTTGAGCAACCCAACACGCCTATGCATATCGGGTCGATATTGATTTACGATCCGAGCACGGCCCCGGGCGGTTTTGTCCGGTTCAAAGACATTCTAGACTTCTTTAGATCGCGCATGTCGCTGTCGCAGACCATCCGGCAAAGGCTGGTTAAGGTACCGCTCAATCTGGATTATCCCTATTGGGTTGAGGATCCGGATTTTGATCTGGAATATCATGTCCGCCATATCGCTTTGCCGAAACCGGGTGATTGGCGGCAGCTCTGTATTCAGGCAGCACGTATATTTGCCCGCCCTCTTGACCTGTCGCGGCCGCCCTGGGAATTCTGCGTTATTGAAGGGCTGGATAATGTCGAGGGTGTGCCCAAGGGCAGCTATGCCATGATCACCAAGGTGCATCATGCCGCGATTGATGGCATGTCGGGCATTGATCTGATGGATGCAATGCATACGCTGACGCCTGATGCACCGCCTCCGGAAAAACCGGATGAGTGGAAAGCGGACCGTATGCCCGATCCGCTGGGCTTGATGTTCAAAGGCTATATTCGCGCTTGGACAAATCCGCTGCGTCAGACCAGTCTCTTGGCTAAATCGGCTCCGGGCGTTTACCGTGCGATTAAAGGACTGGTGCAGGATGAATTTGCGCTGGAGCCAGCCATGTCTGCGCCTCGGACACGGTTCAATGTGCCCGTTTCCTCAAACCGCGTGGTTGAAGGGCAGAGTTTTTCGCTGAAAGAAATCAAGAAGTTGCGGGCGCTGACGCCGGGCTGCAAGATCAATGATGTTTTCCTCGCCATTATCGGCGGCGCGCTGCGCATGTATCTGGAATCAAAAGATGATCTCCCGGACAAAAGCCTGACCACTATGGCGCCAATCTCGGTGCGCAGTGAGGAAGAGAAAAACAGTATGGGCAATCAGGTTGCGGCGATGGTCGTGCCGTTGGGTACCCATATTGCTGATCCGGTTGAGCGTTTGCACTATGTCTATGACGAGACCAAGCGCTCAAAGGCGATGACCAATGCGATTGGCGCGCGGCAAATGGCTGATATCAGCAAGGTATCGCCCGCTCTGTTTATGTCGCTGGGTGCGCGGGCCTATTCGCAGCTGGGTCTGGCCAATTATGTGAAGCCGCCATTTTCTACCATCGTTACCAATGTGCCCGGCCCGCCAGTGCCGATCTATTCCAGTGGTGCCAAGATGGTGAGCATGCACGGGCTGCTGTGCCTGACAGATGGGCTGGCGCTCGGCCATGTGGTGCAAAGCTATTGTGATCAGGCGAGTATTGCCTTCACCGCCTGCCGCAAAGCGATGCCTGATCCGGAATTCTACACTGAATGCTTGCGCCAATCCTATGAGGAGATGATGGCAGCTTTACCAGATGAAGAATCGGCTCAAGCGAAGCCCAAAACAGCCAAAAGCCGCAGCAAAACCGCAGCCACCCGCAAGCCCCGAACCCGGAAACAAGCGGCAACGGGCTGA
- a CDS encoding enoyl-CoA hydratase-related protein: MPDFETILTEKRDAVTLITLNRPKALNALSSIVLEELITAFAAFEADDSQHCAVLTGSGDKAFAAGADIKEMYEKAAADFYLEDFFSRWTSHLVKAVRKPWIAAVNGFALGGGCELAMMADFIIASENAKFGQPEIKLGVAPGMGGSQRLTRAIGKSKAMEMCLTGRMMDAEEAERSGLVAKVVAHDVLIEETMKTASQIAAMPPMAAKVNKEMVNAAYEMTLDQGLLHERRLFQILTASEDKAEGMAAFIEKREGSWKGR, encoded by the coding sequence ATGCCAGACTTTGAAACCATCCTGACCGAGAAACGCGATGCAGTAACGCTAATTACGCTGAATCGTCCCAAGGCGCTCAACGCGCTGAGCAGTATAGTGCTGGAAGAACTGATCACCGCCTTTGCCGCATTTGAAGCCGATGATAGTCAGCATTGTGCCGTCCTGACCGGCTCAGGTGACAAGGCTTTTGCGGCCGGTGCTGACATTAAGGAGATGTATGAGAAAGCGGCTGCAGACTTTTACTTAGAAGACTTTTTCTCCCGCTGGACTAGCCATTTGGTAAAGGCTGTTCGCAAACCGTGGATTGCCGCCGTCAACGGCTTCGCTCTTGGCGGTGGTTGCGAGTTGGCGATGATGGCGGACTTCATTATCGCATCTGAAAACGCCAAGTTCGGCCAGCCCGAAATCAAACTCGGGGTTGCGCCCGGCATGGGTGGCTCGCAACGTTTGACCCGCGCCATTGGCAAATCCAAAGCGATGGAAATGTGCCTGACCGGACGGATGATGGACGCAGAGGAAGCAGAGCGGTCGGGTCTGGTAGCCAAGGTGGTGGCGCATGATGTTCTGATCGAAGAGACCATGAAAACCGCCAGCCAGATCGCTGCCATGCCGCCAATGGCTGCCAAGGTGAATAAGGAAATGGTCAACGCCGCCTATGAAATGACGTTGGATCAAGGCTTGCTTCACGAACGGCGTCTGTTCCAGATATTGACCGCCAGCGAAGACAAGGCCGAAGGGATGGCCGCCTTTATCGAGAAGCGCGAAGGTAGCTGGAAAGGCCGCTAA
- a CDS encoding enoyl-CoA hydratase/isomerase family protein, with protein sequence MTQDLIITTENRIGGISLNRPKAIHALNLAMCEGIIEALQGWAENDAIEAVIIDHSEGRGFCAGGDIRMLAESGAKDGIEAQQFFHTEYRLNHLLFTYAKPVVAFMDGITMGGGVGISQPAQYRVATENTRFAMPETGIGLFPDVGGGWYLPRLEGRVGHFLALTGARLDGAECLALGLATHYLPSEALDEAKARIAEHPGRISGILGDLSATAPEARIMGNIDKINRYFASDIYEEILAALEASDDDWAVKERDTLGTKSPQTCKVALRQLKEGAEMPDFASQMVQEYAIGSRVVQRHDFIEGVRALIIEKDNSPQWDPATPEGVTDELLDSIFAPLPEDEKWTPLTT encoded by the coding sequence ATGACCCAGGACCTGATTATTACCACCGAAAACCGCATTGGCGGCATCAGCCTCAATCGCCCGAAGGCGATCCATGCGCTCAATCTTGCCATGTGCGAGGGTATTATTGAGGCGCTGCAAGGCTGGGCGGAGAATGATGCGATAGAAGCCGTTATTATCGACCATAGCGAGGGCAGGGGCTTTTGCGCCGGCGGCGATATCCGCATGCTGGCCGAAAGCGGAGCGAAGGACGGTATCGAGGCGCAGCAGTTCTTCCATACCGAATATCGCCTCAACCATCTGCTGTTCACCTATGCAAAGCCGGTCGTCGCCTTTATGGATGGCATCACCATGGGCGGCGGTGTCGGCATTTCGCAGCCCGCGCAATATCGCGTCGCCACCGAGAATACGCGTTTTGCCATGCCCGAAACGGGTATCGGCCTGTTTCCCGATGTCGGCGGTGGCTGGTATCTGCCCCGACTTGAAGGGCGGGTAGGGCATTTTCTGGCACTGACCGGCGCGCGGCTCGATGGTGCTGAGTGTTTGGCTCTCGGACTGGCAACGCACTATCTGCCGTCCGAAGCACTGGATGAGGCCAAGGCACGCATAGCGGAACATCCTGGTCGGATAAGCGGGATTTTGGGTGATCTTTCCGCCACTGCTCCTGAAGCGCGCATTATGGGCAATATCGACAAGATCAACCGCTATTTCGCTTCGGATATCTATGAAGAGATACTGGCTGCGCTTGAGGCCAGCGATGACGACTGGGCAGTCAAAGAGCGCGACACGCTTGGCACCAAGAGTCCGCAAACCTGCAAGGTGGCACTGCGCCAGTTGAAGGAGGGGGCGGAAATGCCCGACTTTGCCAGCCAGATGGTGCAGGAATATGCTATCGGCTCACGCGTGGTGCAGCGACATGATTTCATCGAAGGTGTCCGCGCGCTGATTATCGAAAAGGACAACAGCCCGCAATGGGATCCGGCCACACCAGAGGGCGTGACCGACGAGCTGCTCGACAGCATCTTCGCGCCACTGCCTGAGGATGAGAAATGGACGCCGCTCACAACCTAG
- a CDS encoding acyl-CoA dehydrogenase family protein, translating into MTDQFSLTEDQLAIQDMAQKFTADEITPHAAKWDEDHIFPRETIKKAADLGFGSIYVSEASGGIGLGRLEAALIMEAMAYGCPSTSAFISIHNMASWMIDSFGDQQLKDRYLPDLVCMDKIASYCLTEPGSGSDAAAMKTTAKLEDDHYVLNGAKQFISGAGENEVYVLMARTGEDGPKGISCFVLEKGMEGLGFGALEKKLGWNSQPTRQVLLDNVRVPVTNRVGAEGDGFRFAMMGLDGGRLNIGACSLGGAQRCLDEAMAYTMDRKQFGQRIIDFQNTQFTLADMATDLEAARWLLYTAAAKVTANAPDKTKFAAMAKRLATDSGSKIVNDALQLFGGYGYLQDYPIERFWRDLRVHSILEGTNQVMRMIISREMMRQ; encoded by the coding sequence ATGACCGACCAATTCTCTCTCACCGAAGACCAGCTCGCCATTCAGGATATGGCGCAGAAATTTACGGCGGATGAAATCACGCCACATGCTGCCAAATGGGATGAGGACCATATCTTCCCGCGTGAGACGATTAAAAAAGCCGCCGATCTTGGCTTTGGGTCGATATATGTCTCCGAGGCTTCGGGTGGCATCGGCCTTGGACGGCTTGAGGCGGCATTGATTATGGAGGCGATGGCCTATGGCTGCCCTTCGACCAGCGCCTTTATCTCGATCCATAATATGGCGAGCTGGATGATTGACAGCTTTGGCGATCAGCAGCTTAAGGATCGCTATCTCCCCGATCTGGTGTGTATGGACAAGATCGCCAGCTATTGCCTGACCGAGCCGGGCTCCGGCTCCGATGCGGCGGCGATGAAGACCACCGCGAAGCTGGAGGATGACCATTATGTCCTCAATGGCGCCAAGCAGTTTATCTCTGGTGCGGGCGAGAATGAAGTATATGTGCTGATGGCGCGTACCGGCGAGGATGGCCCCAAAGGCATTAGCTGTTTTGTTCTGGAAAAAGGCATGGAAGGCTTGGGCTTCGGTGCGCTTGAGAAGAAGCTGGGCTGGAACTCGCAGCCGACACGGCAGGTTCTGCTCGACAATGTTCGCGTGCCGGTGACTAATCGCGTTGGTGCTGAGGGCGACGGTTTCCGCTTTGCGATGATGGGGCTGGATGGCGGTCGCCTCAATATCGGCGCCTGTTCGCTTGGCGGGGCGCAACGCTGTCTTGATGAAGCTATGGCGTATACGATGGACCGCAAGCAATTCGGCCAGCGCATCATCGACTTTCAGAATACCCAGTTCACGCTTGCCGATATGGCTACCGATTTAGAGGCAGCGCGCTGGCTGCTCTACACCGCTGCTGCCAAGGTTACCGCCAATGCGCCTGACAAGACCAAATTCGCCGCGATGGCCAAGCGTCTGGCGACCGATAGTGGCTCTAAGATTGTCAATGACGCGCTGCAACTGTTCGGCGGCTATGGTTATTTGCAGGATTACCCGATCGAACGCTTCTGGCGTGACCTGCGCGTGCATTCGATCCTGGAAGGCACCAATCAGGTGATGCGGATGATCATTTCGCGTGAGATGATGCGGCAGTAA
- a CDS encoding PIN domain-containing protein encodes MNKAFAIDTNIAIYAFADDEKRLIADKLVGNAPAISVQLLNEFANVIQRKRLAGPEKLTRMLSELAYAALSVRVVDLAVHKQALRLTSLHNLSFFDALIVSAALLDGCAILYSEDMQHGLVIEDQLRIVNPFEESSV; translated from the coding sequence GTGAACAAGGCCTTTGCGATCGATACCAATATCGCCATCTACGCTTTTGCTGATGATGAGAAGCGCCTTATTGCGGACAAGCTTGTCGGTAATGCTCCAGCGATAAGTGTCCAGCTCCTCAATGAATTTGCCAATGTGATACAAAGAAAGCGCCTTGCAGGACCGGAAAAGCTGACCCGAATGCTATCGGAACTTGCATATGCCGCTTTGTCCGTGAGGGTTGTTGACTTGGCTGTGCATAAGCAGGCTCTGAGGCTTACGTCGCTTCATAATCTCTCCTTTTTTGATGCCTTGATAGTTTCAGCAGCGCTTCTGGACGGCTGTGCCATTCTTTATTCTGAAGACATGCAGCACGGTTTGGTGATTGAAGATCAGCTCCGAATTGTGAATCCCTTCGAAGAAAGTTCCGTATGA
- a CDS encoding AbrB/MazE/SpoVT family DNA-binding domain-containing protein: MMGIQLGRWGRSLALRLPMALVEKYGLKEGDEIDNAVFEEMLQKQREDRRKQAIENIRKMRIELPPDYKFDREEANAR, translated from the coding sequence ATGATGGGCATTCAACTCGGACGCTGGGGCAGAAGCTTGGCATTGCGATTGCCGATGGCGCTTGTTGAAAAGTACGGACTTAAGGAAGGCGACGAAATTGATAACGCCGTGTTTGAGGAAATGCTCCAGAAACAGCGCGAAGATCGGAGAAAGCAAGCAATAGAGAATATTCGTAAGATGCGAATTGAATTGCCGCCTGATTATAAGTTTGATCGGGAAGAGGCAAATGCGCGGTGA
- a CDS encoding RidA family protein: protein MGPHIYVAGTGPIEDDGSSTSGGPAEQARRCFELIERSIAELGGSLSNVVRTRMYLTDIDDQDTIGAVHAEFFKDVRPVATMVQVAALCRPEWRIEIEAEAIVGNSI, encoded by the coding sequence GTGGGCCCGCATATCTATGTTGCCGGTACAGGGCCGATTGAAGATGATGGCAGCTCGACATCAGGCGGCCCCGCCGAGCAAGCCAGGCGCTGTTTTGAACTGATCGAGCGATCTATTGCCGAATTGGGTGGCTCGCTGAGCAATGTGGTACGAACCCGCATGTATCTCACCGATATTGATGATCAAGACACCATCGGCGCGGTGCATGCGGAGTTTTTTAAAGACGTCAGACCGGTTGCAACGATGGTCCAGGTCGCGGCACTGTGCCGGCCTGAATGGCGTATCGAAATAGAAGCAGAAGCGATTGTGGGAAATAGTATCTGA
- a CDS encoding CoA-acylating methylmalonate-semialdehyde dehydrogenase: MRTVDHVLAGGHEGGAGRTSPIYDPNNGYVQAEVTLGDAAILDKAVEAAKAAQPAWAATNPQKRARVLFRFKQLVEAHIDELAHLLSSEHGKVIADAKGDVQRGLDVIEFCCGIPHAVKGEHSQGAGPGIDVYSMRLPLGIGAGITPFNFPAMIPMWMFGPALATGNAFILKPSERDPSVPVRLTELMVEAGAPEGILQCVHGDKEMVDAIIAHPDIAGISFVGSSDVAHYIYSQGTLKNKRVQAMGGAKNHGIVMPDADLDQVVNDLSGAAFGSAGERCMALPVVVPVGEDTAERLREKLLPAIAALRVGVSTDPEAHYGPVVTGAHKDKVEGWIQKGVDEGAELVVDGRGFSLQGHEEGFFIGPSLFDHVKPDMESYKEEIFGPVLQMVRAANFEEALALPSQHQYGNGVAIFTRNGHAAREFAARVNVGMVGINVPIPVPVAYHTFGGWKRSAFGDTNQHGMEGVKFWTKIKTVTQRWPDGSDSGDNAFVIPTMG, translated from the coding sequence ATGCGTACAGTCGATCATGTCCTAGCCGGTGGCCATGAGGGCGGAGCAGGGCGCACCTCGCCGATTTATGACCCCAATAACGGCTATGTTCAGGCAGAGGTGACGCTTGGGGATGCAGCGATACTCGACAAGGCGGTTGAGGCGGCAAAAGCCGCGCAACCGGCATGGGCTGCGACCAATCCGCAAAAGCGCGCGCGGGTTCTCTTTCGTTTCAAGCAGCTGGTCGAAGCGCATATTGATGAACTGGCGCATCTGCTGTCGTCCGAACATGGCAAGGTGATTGCCGATGCCAAGGGCGATGTGCAACGCGGGCTGGATGTGATCGAATTTTGCTGTGGCATTCCCCATGCGGTGAAGGGCGAACATAGTCAGGGTGCAGGCCCGGGCATTGATGTCTATTCGATGCGGCTGCCGCTCGGCATTGGCGCAGGAATTACGCCGTTCAACTTCCCGGCGATGATCCCGATGTGGATGTTTGGTCCGGCGCTGGCGACGGGCAATGCCTTTATCCTGAAACCCTCGGAACGTGACCCTAGCGTGCCCGTGCGGCTTACCGAGTTGATGGTCGAAGCAGGCGCGCCGGAAGGCATTTTGCAATGCGTGCATGGCGACAAGGAAATGGTCGATGCGATTATCGCGCATCCTGATATTGCCGGGATCAGCTTTGTCGGCTCATCCGATGTCGCGCATTATATCTATTCGCAAGGCACGCTGAAAAACAAACGCGTGCAGGCCATGGGCGGTGCCAAAAACCATGGCATTGTTATGCCCGATGCTGATCTTGATCAGGTGGTGAACGACCTGTCCGGTGCGGCCTTCGGCTCTGCGGGTGAACGCTGCATGGCGCTGCCGGTTGTTGTCCCGGTGGGTGAAGACACTGCCGAGCGGCTGCGTGAGAAACTACTCCCGGCGATCGCTGCGCTGCGTGTCGGCGTCTCCACCGATCCTGAGGCGCATTACGGTCCTGTAGTCACCGGCGCGCATAAGGACAAGGTTGAAGGCTGGATCCAGAAGGGTGTTGATGAGGGCGCGGAACTGGTCGTCGATGGCCGCGGCTTTTCGCTGCAGGGGCATGAGGAAGGGTTCTTTATCGGCCCCAGTCTTTTCGACCATGTGAAGCCTGATATGGAAAGTTATAAGGAAGAGATTTTCGGCCCCGTATTGCAGATGGTGCGCGCCGCGAATTTCGAGGAAGCGCTCGCGCTGCCCAGCCAACACCAATATGGCAATGGCGTCGCGATCTTCACCCGCAATGGCCATGCCGCACGTGAATTTGCGGCGAGGGTCAATGTCGGCATGGTCGGCATCAATGTACCGATCCCGGTGCCGGTTGCCTATCACACATTCGGTGGCTGGAAGCGCTCGGCCTTTGGCGACACCAACCAGCATGGTATGGAGGGCGTCAAATTCTGGACCAAGATCAAAACCGTGACCCAGCGTTGGCCCGATGGTTCGGACAGCGGCGACAATGCCTTTGTTATCCCGACCATGGGGTAA
- a CDS encoding DMT family transporter: protein MAFTAPTLQQNRPAQGLAMRLLAVFALATMMALVKMAADRGVNTLESVFYRQAIAILFLIPIILSQGGFATVKTQRLGTHMQRLLVGLTGMMFNFAAVSLLPLAEATSITFTVPIFATLLAILLLSESVGWHRWSAILAGFAGVLIIVQPGGGAIAWQGALVALIGALLTALVSIIIRSLGSTDKPVTVVFWFTLLSLPPLSIGMFYYGALHDAETFLIIAGIGLCGGVGQLALTSSLRLAPVSIVLSADYTSLIWATFFGWLIWQSWPSVWTWIGAPLIIGSGLYIAWREHNLARRPQYRHEAKEQAEAN from the coding sequence ATGGCGTTCACCGCTCCCACCTTGCAACAGAACCGGCCTGCGCAAGGCTTGGCCATGCGTCTGCTTGCTGTGTTTGCATTGGCAACAATGATGGCGCTCGTCAAAATGGCGGCGGATCGCGGCGTCAATACATTGGAGAGTGTATTCTATCGCCAGGCGATAGCAATCTTGTTCCTTATTCCCATCATATTGAGCCAAGGCGGTTTTGCGACTGTAAAGACACAACGCTTGGGTACGCATATGCAGCGGTTGCTGGTTGGCCTGACCGGGATGATGTTCAACTTTGCCGCGGTGTCGCTGCTCCCCCTGGCCGAAGCCACGTCTATTACCTTTACGGTCCCGATTTTTGCGACATTGCTGGCAATTCTCCTCTTGTCAGAAAGCGTTGGCTGGCACCGTTGGAGCGCGATATTGGCGGGCTTTGCTGGCGTGTTGATCATCGTCCAGCCCGGGGGTGGCGCAATCGCGTGGCAAGGCGCATTGGTTGCACTGATTGGGGCGCTGCTGACCGCCTTGGTCAGCATCATTATCCGCTCCTTGGGAAGCACCGACAAACCGGTTACCGTCGTCTTCTGGTTCACACTTTTGTCACTGCCGCCACTGAGCATAGGCATGTTCTATTATGGCGCTTTGCACGATGCCGAAACATTCCTTATTATCGCCGGGATAGGGCTGTGCGGCGGTGTAGGTCAGCTGGCGCTCACCAGTTCGCTGCGGCTCGCACCGGTGTCCATAGTTCTCTCCGCTGACTATACCAGCCTGATATGGGCGACTTTTTTCGGTTGGCTAATCTGGCAAAGCTGGCCCTCGGTCTGGACATGGATCGGCGCGCCGCTGATTATCGGCTCCGGGCTGTATATCGCATGGCGCGAGCATAACTTGGCCCGACGCCCGCAATATCGACACGAGGCCAAGGAGCAAGCCGAAGCTAATTGA